A single region of the Streptomyces sp. NBC_00425 genome encodes:
- a CDS encoding STAS domain-containing protein translates to MTDNQETGRSDRLSVEHASVGDIRVVILRGEIDHDVKDALSEALLSRNGDQGHRIVADLSGVTFLDSSGINVFVQVHQHVSAADGWLRLAAAQESVARVVQLVGLDAVLSCHSSVEQALTA, encoded by the coding sequence GTGACTGACAACCAGGAAACGGGCCGATCCGACCGGCTGTCCGTCGAACACGCCAGCGTCGGCGACATCCGTGTCGTGATCCTGCGCGGCGAGATCGACCACGACGTCAAGGACGCGCTGAGCGAGGCACTGCTGTCCCGGAACGGCGATCAGGGGCACCGGATCGTGGCGGACCTCAGCGGCGTGACCTTCCTGGACTCCAGCGGCATCAACGTGTTCGTCCAGGTACACCAGCACGTGAGTGCCGCCGACGGGTGGCTGCGCCTGGCCGCCGCCCAGGAATCGGTGGCGCGGGTCGTCCAGCTCGTCGGCCTCGACGCGGTGCTCTCCTGCCACAGCAGCGTCGAACAGGCGCTCACCGCCTGA
- a CDS encoding ATP-binding protein produces MESRSDDEGGTGFGADLIEAGYALAGGDGCIAQARRDAADFLARARDERGVDVSSRAMDLTQLVVSELVTNVRKYAPGPALMQLRVAGAMVEVVVRDSDPTVPAVGAADPGRIGQHGLEIVQAVAHDLVVERQPDGKRIIARIVLADPPGGEAAPRRPR; encoded by the coding sequence GTGGAATCGCGATCCGACGACGAGGGCGGCACGGGGTTCGGCGCCGACCTGATCGAGGCGGGGTACGCCCTGGCCGGAGGTGACGGGTGCATCGCCCAGGCTCGCCGCGATGCCGCCGACTTCCTCGCCCGGGCCCGTGACGAACGCGGTGTGGACGTCTCCTCGCGCGCGATGGACCTGACCCAGCTGGTGGTCAGCGAGCTGGTCACCAACGTCCGCAAGTACGCGCCGGGACCGGCGCTGATGCAGCTGCGCGTCGCCGGAGCCATGGTGGAGGTCGTGGTCCGGGACAGCGATCCCACCGTGCCGGCGGTGGGGGCCGCCGACCCCGGCCGGATCGGCCAGCACGGCCTCGAGATCGTCCAGGCCGTAGCCCATGACCTCGTCGTCGAGCGGCAGCCGGACGGCAAGCGCATCATCGCCCGCATCGTCCTGGCGGACCCGCCCGGCGGTGAGGCCGCGCCCCGCCGCCCCCGGTGA
- a CDS encoding pyridoxal phosphate-dependent decarboxylase family protein, with protein sequence MNLQHWLGQATHAIQEWADTYGPYEPHPSLHVDDERFAAAFEELTGRLTTDNYPFFHPHYAGQMLKPPHPAAVVGHLTTMLINPNNHALDGGPATAAMEREAVAQLAAMFGYDTHLGHLTTSGTIANLEALFVARELHPGRGVAYSAEAHYTHGRMCHVLGMKGHPVPTDEGGRMDLDALEDVLRGGDVGTVVLTAGTTGLGAVDPIDRALALRDRYGVRLHVDAAYGGFFTLLAGATGPEGLPPEPWRAIARCDSIVVDPHKHGLQPYGCGAVLFRDPEVGRFYLHDSPYTYFTSTELHLGEISLECSRAGAAAAALWLTFRLVPPTPAGLGRVLAAGRRAALRWADLISRSDALELYQRPELDIVGYFPTVDPATLSAVDAASARVLTAGMNDGDPVFLSTLKAGREAFTVRHPGITADVDGARILRSVLMKPESEQHVERLHDRVEQLARPH encoded by the coding sequence ATGAACCTGCAGCACTGGCTGGGCCAGGCCACCCACGCCATACAGGAGTGGGCCGACACCTACGGCCCCTACGAGCCGCACCCGTCCCTGCACGTCGACGACGAGCGCTTCGCCGCCGCCTTCGAGGAGCTCACCGGCCGGCTGACGACGGACAACTACCCCTTCTTCCACCCGCACTACGCGGGCCAGATGCTGAAGCCCCCGCACCCCGCCGCAGTCGTCGGCCACCTCACCACCATGCTGATCAACCCCAACAACCACGCCCTGGACGGCGGGCCGGCCACCGCGGCGATGGAACGCGAGGCCGTCGCGCAGCTCGCCGCCATGTTCGGATACGACACCCACCTCGGCCATCTCACCACCAGCGGCACGATCGCCAACCTCGAAGCCCTCTTCGTCGCCCGGGAACTCCACCCCGGCCGAGGAGTCGCCTACAGCGCCGAAGCCCACTACACCCACGGCCGCATGTGCCACGTCCTCGGCATGAAGGGTCACCCGGTCCCCACCGACGAAGGGGGCCGCATGGACCTCGACGCCCTGGAGGACGTCCTTCGCGGCGGCGACGTCGGCACCGTCGTCCTCACCGCGGGGACCACCGGCCTCGGCGCCGTCGACCCGATCGACCGCGCGCTCGCCCTGAGAGACCGCTACGGCGTGCGCCTCCACGTCGACGCCGCCTACGGGGGCTTCTTCACCCTGCTGGCCGGCGCCACCGGCCCCGAGGGGCTCCCGCCCGAGCCCTGGCGGGCGATCGCCCGGTGCGACTCGATCGTCGTCGACCCGCACAAGCACGGACTCCAGCCCTACGGCTGCGGGGCCGTCCTGTTCCGCGATCCCGAGGTGGGGCGCTTCTACCTCCACGACTCGCCGTACACCTACTTCACCTCCACCGAGCTCCACCTCGGCGAGATCAGCCTGGAGTGTTCCCGGGCGGGCGCAGCAGCCGCCGCGCTGTGGCTCACCTTCCGCCTCGTCCCGCCCACCCCCGCCGGTCTCGGCCGCGTGCTGGCGGCCGGCCGCCGGGCCGCACTGCGATGGGCCGACCTGATCTCGCGGTCCGACGCGCTGGAGCTCTACCAGCGCCCCGAGCTGGACATCGTCGGATACTTCCCGACCGTGGACCCGGCCACCCTGTCCGCCGTGGACGCCGCGTCCGCGCGGGTACTGACCGCCGGGATGAACGACGGCGATCCGGTCTTCCTGAGCACCCTCAAGGCCGGTCGTGAGGCGTTCACGGTCCGCCACCCCGGGATCACCGCGGACGTCGACGGTGCGCGCATCCTCCGCAGCGTCCTGATGAAGCCGGAATCCGAACAGCACGTCGAACGCCTCCACGACCGAGTGGAACAGCTCGCGCGGCCGCACTGA
- a CDS encoding MarR family winged helix-turn-helix transcriptional regulator, protein MDTADRPGDEAARAADSPLVHDFGLLIKTATRLEQRIDSALRRECGISHTMFEVLIRLSRRPGEEVTQRVLADDLTLTSSGVTRLIDRMEEAAVARRVPSPEDRRSVLVEVTDHGRSVFLRAAEVHAQVVERYFVTPVPPGDYPRLTGSLSRIHQALRDD, encoded by the coding sequence GTGGATACGGCCGACCGACCGGGCGACGAGGCCGCCCGCGCCGCCGACAGCCCGCTGGTGCACGACTTCGGGCTGCTGATCAAGACCGCCACCCGGCTGGAGCAGCGGATCGACAGCGCCCTCAGGCGGGAGTGCGGGATCAGCCACACGATGTTCGAGGTCCTCATCAGGCTCAGTCGCCGGCCGGGCGAAGAGGTCACCCAGCGCGTGCTGGCCGACGACCTGACGCTGACCAGCAGCGGCGTCACTCGTCTGATCGACCGCATGGAAGAGGCCGCGGTGGCCCGCCGGGTGCCGTCCCCCGAGGACCGTCGCAGCGTGCTGGTCGAGGTCACCGACCACGGTCGCTCCGTCTTCCTGCGGGCGGCCGAGGTGCACGCGCAGGTCGTCGAGCGCTACTTCGTCACGCCGGTGCCCCCGGGGGACTACCCGCGACTGACCGGCTCGCTCAGCCGGATCCACCAGGCGCTGCGCGACGACTGA
- a CDS encoding nSTAND1 domain-containing NTPase — MDHKDGGSAHPPTAARRRPQHPSFGVALRELRLERGLSLADLARITHYSKGYLSKIENGRKPVNGDVARLCDDALAADGALLALLPPALREGPSGQGDGESCPYPGLSAFGPRDAGRFFGREQAVVALLQRLAQRFGKGPVAVVALSGSGKSSLLGAGLVPALADGGLGAGPDGPLPVDVDADRVPHASAPADGAVAAAAAAGAGAVADAPIVMCTPTARPLPALLHALRAALPAGVLDHLYDDGPPGERADRLVAALRSWAVAARRPRGCVVIVDQFEEVFTLCDDETERGAYVAALAALAGGGDDGPDAGGPAFTVVLGVRADVTGRCLEYPPLVPVVSDGLFALGAMTTDELRECIVRPAIATGTSLEPGLVELLLRDLGAADTPDPGGSGPDPAVPIGRPGALPLLGHALRETWQRRTDSTMTVAGYLATGGIHGSVATAAEDLFAALSPVRQDVARRLLLRLVRVGEDNEASRRPRTTSELLDGLRDPAAARATLDALVTARLLTVDADRVEIVHEALLRAWPRLRTWVRTTRADLLLHQQLGAAAREWDRENRDPSLLYRGARLTAAREWAAGPSGRDSVPTPVEADFLRASDHEEDLRRRLARRRVRQQRTGVVVLTVLLALALLAGATVFEQRTSADEQRRTALSQAMAASSAQLAFGRPEASMLLAESAYRTSRTTEARSALLSTQANAFAGRLTGHHGAVNSVVFGPGRRLLASASSDGTVRLWDVAARRAVGELAGHHGPVRSVSFSPDGRTLASASSDATIRLWSVSDRRQIAVLTGHRGPVRAVSFSPDGRTVASAGQDGTVRLWDTRTHRETGRLPGHSGDVLALAYAPDGSRLASAGSDRTVRLWNPHTLRDVGVLSGHSGDVLAVAFSPDGRVLATGGADRTVRLWDPATHRQTGLLAGHDDDVNGLAFGPGGHTVVSAGGDGTIVRWDVHTRRAVDSFSGHTDYVMAVAVAEKGDLLATAGFDGTVALWDLTGHTLSAYPVGELWKAAFSPDGRMLASAATDGALRLWDVARRTLVRTLTGHSGAAYAVAFSPDGRWLASAGADHTVRLWPVAADGGAPIVLGGHTRAVFDVAFSPDGRWLASASADRTLRLWRMSSTGGPAGTRATVLTGHTDFVNCLAFSADSATLVSGSDDLTLRLWNVSRGSLTTVLTAKGGSVRAVAFAPGGRSLASSGNDGVIRMWDVAGARVTGLLGEHVGSVRGLAFSPDGRSLASSGNDRTVRLWDPARRRLVATLTGHTRAVWSVAYAPDGRRVASAGNDGTVRLWDLGITDRVAALCRVVGPVDRGRWRRLLPGYAYSGTCAA, encoded by the coding sequence ATGGACCACAAGGACGGCGGGTCGGCCCACCCGCCGACCGCCGCTCGACGGCGGCCGCAGCACCCGTCGTTCGGCGTCGCGCTCCGCGAACTGCGCCTGGAACGCGGCCTGTCACTGGCCGACCTGGCGCGGATCACGCACTACAGCAAGGGCTATCTGAGCAAGATCGAGAACGGCAGGAAGCCGGTCAACGGCGATGTCGCGCGATTGTGCGACGACGCTCTGGCGGCCGACGGCGCCCTGCTCGCCCTGCTGCCGCCGGCCCTGCGCGAGGGGCCGTCGGGGCAGGGCGACGGCGAGAGCTGTCCGTACCCGGGCCTGTCGGCCTTCGGTCCGCGGGACGCCGGGCGGTTCTTCGGCCGGGAACAGGCGGTCGTCGCGCTCCTCCAGCGCCTCGCCCAGCGGTTCGGCAAGGGGCCCGTGGCCGTCGTCGCGCTCTCCGGGTCGGGCAAGTCCTCGTTGCTGGGTGCGGGCCTCGTCCCCGCTCTCGCGGACGGCGGGCTCGGCGCCGGTCCCGACGGGCCGCTCCCCGTAGACGTCGACGCAGACCGCGTGCCGCACGCCTCCGCACCCGCAGACGGCGCAGTCGCAGCCGCCGCAGCCGCCGGTGCCGGCGCCGTGGCGGACGCCCCGATCGTCATGTGCACCCCCACGGCACGTCCGCTGCCCGCTCTCCTGCACGCGCTGCGCGCCGCACTGCCCGCCGGAGTGCTCGACCACCTGTACGACGACGGCCCGCCCGGCGAACGGGCCGACCGGCTCGTCGCGGCCCTGCGTTCCTGGGCCGTCGCCGCGCGGCGACCCCGAGGCTGTGTCGTCATCGTCGACCAGTTCGAGGAGGTCTTCACCCTCTGCGACGACGAGACGGAACGCGGAGCCTACGTCGCGGCGCTCGCCGCACTCGCCGGCGGCGGCGACGACGGACCCGATGCGGGCGGACCGGCGTTCACCGTGGTTCTGGGTGTGCGCGCCGACGTCACCGGACGCTGCCTCGAGTACCCGCCGCTGGTCCCGGTCGTCAGCGACGGGCTGTTCGCGCTGGGCGCGATGACCACCGACGAACTGCGGGAGTGCATCGTCCGTCCGGCCATCGCGACGGGCACCTCCCTGGAGCCGGGACTCGTCGAACTGCTGCTGCGCGACCTGGGCGCGGCCGACACTCCGGACCCCGGGGGCAGCGGCCCGGACCCGGCCGTCCCGATCGGGCGGCCCGGCGCCCTCCCGTTGCTCGGACACGCCCTGCGGGAGACCTGGCAGCGGCGCACCGACTCCACCATGACCGTGGCCGGTTACCTGGCGACGGGCGGGATCCACGGCTCCGTCGCCACCGCGGCCGAGGACCTCTTCGCCGCCCTGTCACCGGTCCGGCAGGACGTCGCCCGCCGGCTGCTGCTGCGGCTGGTGCGCGTCGGCGAGGACAACGAGGCCTCCCGGCGGCCGCGCACCACGTCCGAACTGCTCGACGGGCTGCGGGACCCGGCCGCCGCGCGCGCCACGCTCGACGCACTGGTGACGGCCCGTCTGCTGACGGTGGACGCCGACCGCGTCGAGATCGTGCACGAGGCCCTGCTGCGGGCGTGGCCCAGACTGCGCACCTGGGTCAGGACGACGCGCGCCGATCTGCTCCTGCACCAGCAACTGGGCGCAGCCGCCCGCGAATGGGACCGCGAGAACCGCGACCCGAGTCTGCTCTACCGCGGCGCCCGGCTGACGGCCGCCCGGGAATGGGCAGCCGGTCCCAGCGGCCGGGACAGCGTGCCGACGCCCGTGGAGGCCGACTTCCTGCGCGCCTCCGACCACGAGGAGGACCTGCGCCGCCGCCTGGCGCGACGCCGGGTGCGCCAGCAACGGACGGGGGTCGTCGTGCTGACCGTCCTGCTCGCCCTGGCCCTCCTGGCCGGCGCGACGGTCTTCGAGCAGCGCACCTCCGCGGACGAACAGCGCAGGACGGCGCTGTCACAGGCCATGGCGGCCAGTTCCGCCCAACTCGCGTTCGGGCGGCCGGAGGCCTCGATGCTGCTGGCGGAGTCCGCCTATCGCACCTCGCGGACCACGGAGGCGCGCAGTGCCCTGCTCAGCACGCAGGCCAACGCCTTCGCGGGCCGGCTCACCGGCCATCACGGAGCGGTGAACAGCGTCGTCTTCGGCCCCGGCCGGCGGCTGCTGGCCTCGGCGAGTTCCGACGGCACCGTGCGGCTGTGGGACGTCGCCGCCCGACGGGCCGTGGGGGAGCTCGCCGGTCATCACGGGCCCGTGCGGTCCGTGTCCTTCTCGCCGGACGGGCGCACCCTGGCCTCGGCCAGTTCGGACGCGACGATCCGGCTCTGGTCGGTCTCCGACCGGCGCCAGATCGCCGTCCTGACGGGGCACCGCGGCCCCGTCCGCGCCGTGAGCTTCTCACCCGACGGCCGCACGGTGGCCTCCGCCGGCCAGGACGGCACCGTGCGCCTGTGGGACACCCGGACCCACCGTGAGACCGGGCGGCTTCCCGGGCACTCGGGCGACGTGCTCGCGCTGGCGTACGCTCCCGACGGCTCCCGCCTGGCGAGCGCGGGCTCCGACCGCACCGTACGGCTGTGGAATCCGCACACCCTCCGCGACGTCGGCGTCCTGAGCGGTCACAGCGGCGATGTCCTCGCCGTGGCGTTCAGCCCCGACGGCCGGGTGCTCGCCACCGGCGGCGCCGACCGCACCGTACGGCTGTGGGACCCCGCCACCCACCGGCAGACGGGCCTTCTCGCGGGGCACGACGACGACGTGAACGGCCTCGCCTTCGGCCCCGGCGGCCACACGGTGGTCTCCGCGGGGGGCGACGGCACGATCGTCCGCTGGGACGTCCACACCCGCCGCGCGGTCGACTCCTTCTCGGGGCACACGGACTACGTGATGGCCGTCGCCGTCGCGGAGAAGGGCGACCTGCTGGCCACCGCCGGCTTCGACGGAACCGTGGCCCTGTGGGATCTCACCGGCCACACACTCAGCGCCTACCCGGTCGGCGAACTGTGGAAGGCCGCCTTCAGCCCCGACGGCCGGATGCTCGCCTCCGCGGCGACGGACGGCGCCCTGCGGCTCTGGGACGTGGCGCGCCGCACCCTCGTCCGGACCCTGACCGGCCACAGCGGCGCGGCCTACGCCGTGGCGTTCAGTCCGGACGGCCGATGGCTCGCCTCGGCCGGCGCCGACCACACCGTGCGGCTGTGGCCCGTCGCCGCCGACGGGGGCGCCCCGATCGTGCTCGGCGGTCACACCCGTGCCGTGTTCGACGTGGCGTTCAGTCCGGACGGCCGATGGCTCGCCTCCGCCTCGGCCGACCGCACCCTACGGCTGTGGAGGATGTCGTCCACGGGCGGTCCGGCGGGGACGCGGGCCACGGTGCTCACCGGGCACACCGACTTCGTGAACTGCCTGGCCTTCAGCGCCGACAGCGCCACTCTCGTGAGCGGCAGCGACGACCTCACCCTGCGGCTCTGGAACGTCTCGCGCGGCAGTCTCACCACCGTCCTCACCGCGAAGGGCGGCTCGGTGCGCGCCGTGGCGTTCGCCCCCGGCGGGCGCTCCCTCGCCAGCTCGGGCAACGACGGCGTCATCCGGATGTGGGACGTGGCCGGGGCCCGGGTGACGGGGCTGCTCGGCGAGCACGTCGGCTCGGTGCGCGGGCTGGCGTTCAGCCCCGACGGGCGCTCGCTCGCCAGCAGCGGCAACGACCGCACGGTACGGCTGTGGGACCCCGCGCGGCGACGGCTCGTCGCGACCCTGACCGGGCACACCCGCGCGGTGTGGAGCGTCGCCTACGCCCCGGACGGCAGGAGGGTCGCCAGCGCAGGCAACGACGGCACCGTCCGGCTGTGGGACCTCGGCATCACCGACCGCGTGGCGGCCCTGTGCCGTGTGGTGGGCCCGGTCGACCGCGGACGATGGCGGCGGTTGCTGCCCGGGTACGCGTACTCGGGAACCTGCGCGGCCTGA
- a CDS encoding DUF3533 domain-containing protein — MNAPSTPAPGGSSAEREPKSSGFAAEFKDAVTLRAFGLVLGGLLVQLAFVVSYVGAFHSPTPHRIPVAVAAPQQASAKIVAQLNALAGDPVEATAAPSTAAARQWVLTRKADAAFLFDPTGTEDTLLVASAGGPSVSQTATQIAQKIEAGQKRQITVTDIRPPNTGDGRGMTSFYLVLGWVIGGYLTATIMGMAAGARPANRQRTLIRLAVLMLYAVTSGIAGAVVVGPVFDALGGHFWALSGIGTLVVLASAATALALQTLLGLAGTGLVILLFVVLGNPSSGGVYPAPLLPAFWSAIGQILPPGAGTTLVRNTVYFSGHAVTTAVWVLCAYAVGGAVLAWAASWRNEKRPVEASATEAETPTPPQASPAV, encoded by the coding sequence GTGAACGCACCCTCCACCCCCGCTCCGGGCGGATCATCCGCCGAGCGCGAGCCCAAGTCATCCGGTTTCGCTGCCGAGTTCAAGGACGCCGTCACCCTGCGGGCCTTCGGCCTCGTGCTCGGCGGCCTGCTCGTCCAGCTCGCCTTCGTCGTGTCCTACGTCGGCGCCTTCCACTCCCCCACGCCGCACCGGATACCCGTGGCGGTCGCCGCCCCGCAGCAGGCGTCCGCGAAGATCGTCGCCCAGCTCAACGCGCTCGCCGGCGACCCGGTCGAGGCGACCGCGGCCCCGAGCACCGCCGCCGCCCGGCAGTGGGTCCTCACCAGGAAGGCCGACGCCGCCTTCCTCTTCGACCCGACCGGCACCGAGGACACCCTCCTGGTCGCCTCGGCGGGCGGGCCGTCGGTGTCGCAGACCGCCACCCAGATCGCCCAGAAGATCGAGGCCGGGCAGAAGCGGCAGATCACCGTCACCGACATACGGCCCCCCAACACCGGGGACGGGCGCGGGATGACGTCCTTCTACCTCGTGCTCGGCTGGGTGATCGGCGGCTATCTGACCGCGACGATCATGGGCATGGCGGCGGGCGCACGCCCTGCCAACCGACAGCGCACCCTGATCCGACTCGCCGTGCTCATGCTGTACGCGGTCACGTCGGGGATTGCCGGAGCGGTCGTCGTGGGGCCCGTCTTCGACGCGCTCGGGGGCCACTTCTGGGCTCTGAGCGGCATCGGCACGCTGGTCGTCCTCGCCTCGGCGGCGACCGCGCTCGCACTGCAGACCCTGCTGGGTCTCGCGGGCACCGGCCTGGTCATCCTGCTCTTCGTCGTGCTGGGCAACCCGAGTTCCGGCGGCGTCTACCCTGCGCCGCTGCTCCCCGCGTTCTGGAGCGCGATCGGCCAGATCCTGCCTCCGGGAGCCGGCACCACCCTGGTCCGCAACACGGTGTACTTCTCGGGACACGCCGTCACCACGGCGGTGTGGGTGCTCTGCGCCTATGCGGTGGGCGGCGCGGTGCTCGCCTGGGCGGCGTCCTGGCGGAACGAGAAACGGCCCGTCGAGGCCTCCGCCACCGAGGCCGAGACCCCGACCCCGCCCCAGGCCTCGCCCGCCGTCTGA
- a CDS encoding SCO6745 family protein codes for MTTATLEPRAGRRCQSPLNSLHAAHYFSPELGRELGALGITHPRAVNFAARAAALGPVGAGAVTAAFYNYKHEVVARHVPAVWSVAAPAEILAARLRAVDAMLRRLLGEEALGSAEMAEAARLALRAAEAGGRGARPLYSAHADLPVPDEPHLAYWHAATLLREHRGDGHLAVLMSAGLDGLEATVTHTATGRGMTPTWVSNSRGWSPDDWSAAADRLRARGILDRDGELTERGVALREDIEQETDRLDQAPYEHLGAEGVARLTVLGTAFARAALAAGAFPADLIGKG; via the coding sequence ATGACTACTGCCACCCTCGAACCGCGAGCCGGCCGCCGCTGCCAGTCACCGCTCAACTCGCTGCACGCGGCACACTACTTCTCGCCCGAACTCGGACGGGAGTTGGGCGCTCTCGGCATCACGCATCCCCGGGCCGTGAACTTCGCCGCGCGCGCGGCCGCGCTCGGGCCCGTCGGGGCCGGTGCGGTGACGGCGGCCTTCTACAACTACAAGCACGAAGTCGTGGCCCGTCACGTGCCGGCGGTGTGGTCGGTCGCCGCCCCCGCGGAGATCCTCGCGGCTCGCCTGCGTGCCGTCGACGCGATGCTGCGGCGGCTGCTGGGCGAGGAGGCCCTGGGGTCCGCGGAGATGGCGGAGGCCGCGCGGCTCGCGCTGCGCGCGGCCGAGGCCGGAGGGCGTGGCGCCCGGCCGCTGTACTCGGCGCACGCCGACCTTCCCGTTCCCGACGAGCCGCACCTCGCGTACTGGCACGCGGCGACACTGCTGCGCGAGCACCGCGGCGACGGGCACCTGGCGGTCCTGATGTCCGCCGGTCTGGACGGCCTGGAGGCCACGGTCACCCACACCGCCACGGGCAGGGGCATGACCCCGACGTGGGTGTCGAACAGCCGCGGCTGGAGCCCGGACGACTGGAGCGCGGCGGCCGACCGACTGCGGGCCCGCGGGATCCTGGACCGCGACGGGGAGCTCACCGAGCGCGGCGTCGCCCTCCGCGAGGACATCGAGCAGGAGACGGACCGCCTGGACCAGGCCCCGTACGAGCATCTCGGTGCGGAGGGCGTGGCACGGCTGACGGTGCTCGGCACGGCTTTCGCCCGGGCCGCGCTGGCGGCGGGGGCGTTCCCGGCGGACCTGATCGGCAAGGGGTGA
- a CDS encoding MFS transporter, whose product MADVQTDGQREPSRSGELHTAGLPAQVRQDLTRRLKRNKRPFRDEDVQVVEPPLLRRAVGASALGNCMEWFDFGVYSYLAATIGKVFFPGASPAAQVISSFATFAAAFVVRPLGGLVFGPLGDRLGRQKVLATTMIMMAVGTFAIGLIPSYATIGIAAPVLLLLARMLQGFSTGGEYGGATTFVAEYSPDRRRGFLSSWLDFGTFVGYALGSALVTALNLALSDAQMLSWGWRIPFLIAGPLGVIGLYMRLKLEESPAFQQQLDEHEQSLAKESAGTEFKTIVKDHWRGLLICTGLVLLYNVTNYMVTGFLPTYQTETLGRSSTSADVLVLTGMVWIVLLITFLGRLSDHVGRRPLYGYAAAGMIVLAVPSFLLIKMDGTWPPVFGVLILSTLLACFAAPSAATLPALFPTAVRYAAMGIGFNFAVAAFGGTTPLVTEALVSLTGNDMMPAFYLMAAGVIGLITVRFLPESAQVSLHGSQPMVGSKKERRELIATSQELYRVGRETAGRR is encoded by the coding sequence GTGGCTGACGTACAGACCGACGGGCAGCGCGAACCATCAAGGTCCGGGGAACTCCATACGGCAGGTCTGCCCGCCCAGGTCCGCCAGGACCTGACGCGCAGGCTGAAGCGGAACAAGCGTCCCTTCCGCGACGAGGACGTGCAGGTCGTCGAACCCCCCCTGCTGCGGCGAGCGGTGGGCGCCTCGGCGCTCGGCAACTGCATGGAGTGGTTCGACTTCGGCGTCTACAGCTACCTCGCGGCCACCATCGGCAAGGTCTTCTTCCCCGGGGCGTCGCCCGCGGCGCAGGTCATATCGTCCTTCGCCACCTTCGCGGCGGCGTTCGTCGTACGCCCCCTGGGCGGCCTGGTCTTCGGCCCGCTCGGAGACCGCCTCGGCCGGCAGAAGGTGCTCGCCACCACCATGATCATGATGGCGGTCGGCACGTTCGCCATCGGCCTCATCCCCAGCTACGCCACGATCGGCATCGCCGCGCCCGTCCTGCTGCTGCTCGCCCGCATGCTGCAGGGGTTCTCCACCGGCGGCGAGTACGGGGGCGCGACCACCTTCGTCGCCGAGTACTCGCCCGACCGCCGTCGAGGCTTCCTCTCCAGCTGGCTCGACTTCGGCACCTTCGTCGGCTACGCGCTCGGTTCCGCTCTGGTCACCGCACTGAACCTCGCCCTCAGCGACGCGCAGATGCTCTCCTGGGGCTGGCGCATCCCCTTCCTGATCGCGGGCCCGCTCGGGGTGATCGGTCTCTACATGCGGCTCAAGCTGGAGGAGTCGCCCGCCTTCCAGCAGCAACTCGACGAACACGAGCAGAGCCTCGCCAAGGAGTCGGCGGGCACCGAGTTCAAGACCATCGTCAAGGACCACTGGCGCGGCCTGCTCATCTGCACGGGCCTGGTACTGCTCTACAACGTCACCAACTACATGGTCACGGGCTTCCTGCCCACCTACCAGACGGAGACCCTCGGCCGCTCCAGCACGTCCGCGGACGTCCTCGTACTGACCGGCATGGTCTGGATCGTGCTGCTGATCACCTTCCTCGGCCGGCTCAGCGACCACGTCGGCCGACGCCCCCTGTACGGCTACGCGGCGGCGGGCATGATCGTCCTCGCCGTTCCCTCCTTCCTGCTGATCAAGATGGACGGGACCTGGCCGCCGGTCTTCGGGGTGCTGATCCTCTCCACCCTGCTGGCGTGCTTCGCCGCGCCGAGCGCCGCGACGCTGCCCGCGCTGTTCCCGACGGCCGTCCGCTACGCCGCGATGGGCATCGGCTTCAACTTCGCGGTCGCGGCGTTCGGCGGCACCACCCCGCTGGTCACCGAGGCGCTGGTGAGCCTCACCGGAAACGACATGATGCCCGCCTTCTACCTCATGGCGGCCGGCGTCATCGGGCTGATCACGGTGCGCTTCCTGCCCGAGAGCGCCCAGGTGTCCCTGCACGGCTCCCAGCCCATGGTGGGATCCAAGAAGGAACGCCGCGAACTCATCGCCACCTCGCAGGAGCTGTACCGCGTCGGCCGGGAGACGGCCGGCCGGCGCTGA